Proteins encoded together in one Cicer arietinum cultivar CDC Frontier isolate Library 1 chromosome 4, Cicar.CDCFrontier_v2.0, whole genome shotgun sequence window:
- the LOC101493395 gene encoding uncharacterized protein, producing the protein MASPAENSDQTFPSADLAGELNPGNNTQVHVDPISSEVAATKEIKEQAAAKQKKKEIEKNECLEKLKSAIIISGIVVALVGAAFAITKKLKEK; encoded by the exons ATGGCAAGCCCAGCTGAAAACTCAGACCAAACGTTTCCATCAGCAGATCTTGCTGGGGAATTGAATCCTGGGAATAATACTCAGGTTCACGTTGATCCTATATCTTCTGAGGTTGCTGCCACCAAGGAAATTAAG GAGCAAGCTGCAGCCaaacagaagaaaaaagaaatagaaaagaatgAATGTTTGGAAAAACTAAAATCAGCAATCATAATTTCAGGCATAGTTGTGGCTTTGGTAGGAGCAGCATTTGCCATAACCaagaaattaaaagagaaatga